In Aquila chrysaetos chrysaetos chromosome W, bAquChr1.4, whole genome shotgun sequence, a single window of DNA contains:
- the LOC121232749 gene encoding endogenous retrovirus group V member 2 Env polyprotein-like, whose product MELPFLGVPTTNWTSLIKDGPDRNGLCLYGKGNTQQGPSFDLEVPDPKEVLITGRCLNITDNIWGDMDNCSLAENLGTFDKGKLERLGLNLTISFYYIRKPKRGPEKKGQEQDRRETHLGPRCNTGPGYWWLCGDGRVRKSLPQNWKGHCVWGYLAPQISIFEGALPPRGFLRTPWLRVKRTENPLIIRGTRYHSFVRWLIPSLGVSELEKAIVNISATLEVIEKATIDAIQELQLEIQSLSKVVLQNRMGLDMLLAKEGGLCIVINQTCCTYISQNQRIETDLEEIWEKTRILHEASQDDTSWDLTDILEKLTSWLPDLTWLKQLFVTIIIIILLSVVLGMVVRCGFLCYRSTGDLQ is encoded by the coding sequence ATGGAACTCCCCTTTCTAGGAGTCCCAACCACAAATTGGACATCTCTTATTAAAGATGGGCCAGACAGGAATGGATTATGCCtttatggaaagggaaatacCCAGCAGGGACCCAGCTTTGATCTGGAGGTACCTGACCCTAAAGAGGTCTTAATTACTGGCCGTTGCTTAAATATTACTGATAATATTTGGGGAGACATGGATAATTGTAGCCTGGCGGAAAATCTGGGAacttttgataaaggaaaattagaacgTCTTGGACTGAACTTAACTATCAGTTTCTATTATATCCGGAAACCAAAGAGGGGCCCAGAAAAGAAGGGGCAAGAACAAGACAGAAGGGAGACACATCTCGGTCCAAGATGCAACACAGGGCCCGGATACTGGTGGCTCTGTGGGGATGGCAGGGTCAGAAAGAGTTTACCCCAGAACTGGAAGGGACACTGTGTTTGGGGGTACCTTGCACCTCAGATCAGTATATTCGAGGGAGCTTTGCCTCCCCGAGGGTTTTTGAGAACACCTTGGCTCCGTGTAAAACGGACTGAAAACCCACTAATTATTCGAGGTACTAGGTACCATAGTTTTGTCCGATGGCTAATCCCCTCTTTAGGGGTAAGCGAGTTGGAGAAAGCTATCGTGAATATATCTGCTACATTAGAGGTTATAGAAAAAGCTACAATTGATGCAATTCAAGAGCTGCAACTGGAAATACAATCCCTAAGTAAAGTAGTACTCCAAAATAGAATGGGATTGGACatgcttttagcaaaagaagGGGGCTTATGTATAGTTATAAACCAAACCTGCTGTACCTATATCAGTCAAAACCAACGAATTGAAACAGATCTTGAAGAGATATGGGAAAAGACTAGAATACTACATGAAGCGTCCCAAGATGACACTTCTTGGGACTTGACagacatattagaaaaattaacctCCTGGTTGCCAGATTTGACATGGTTGAAGCAATTGTTTGTCACTATAATAATCATTATTCTCTTGTCTGTGGTTCTTGGCATGGTGGTTCGATGTGGCTTTTTGTGCTATAGGAGTACAGGAGACttacagtga